Proteins encoded within one genomic window of Clupea harengus chromosome 10, Ch_v2.0.2, whole genome shotgun sequence:
- the axdnd1 gene encoding axonemal dynein light chain domain-containing protein 1 produces MQVVPLRRDMIPEELLATLTSAAHPYCKAECSKASKTSQLCKIHGLRCPDPVWHHPQGRKKYKYLLDQPVSLTGASRDVSFLCDAVASKKDHIPLPPMPDRGSLPSHGGPKTTGPMETLIPEEYHIVKNKGMMGLEFYEDKYTVLLEDEDKMLRIFPSMKPSGRLEAVQLLRIMDEMLDKAGVNLDSTELTVISQIQGLLDLVQVEQNIYNIVFHEVIRQVSVECSERGQILAKLRQRYVALLDRIPRKLRGLHKEMMCLRALDRRLTDEIVCFKKSIAQLNQELSKIKEHDEDVSQQAERAQKELSKALDQSQRNSDTVGEYHDLYEMQRRRLEVQVLRLTDERDLWSSVTYSLALKVIKLNNLQLVSRLHVSEQTWTKTAEHFTVFLASKDSEDLNSIMQLLDRWKEQLTDFVQKLKEVESTQCDKIKAMQEGMNHWHNLIHTNLKKPDVIFDTASEEMIVSDLTEWSMMLTAQCERYGGEELLSGQETIHTLVELQQAWVDVGHQIFRRHPASDGELPKGQAAMKALGLSVSELQQQMDIRINGESGIHKEMMSLVGVLEFWIRRLKALSGRADGLPHCDWLRLDKGLTAWNKTADKVMQLVDSVQCETDRLKRRPENRIAIDDIFSTMQDFMATQSNFFECENLRLSDEVSSIHTMLTRWMVDLLLIMVPDHCDDQDPSPVPGPTSTDVNEGRIKKLEEDAKNVSQKVDYFSIYITCSCQAIVEEEVKKNMSQDETENELYELNKLQRECGEWVDACSILLSDVKGSPVQLQVTGRAALQLRDESPSLSASYESLTDVTTARPTLTEKAKDHEEEEKKEEKAKEENMREKENKVKEEEIIEENKVKEEKGKKSEEEEEEEHDQYEQEEGMGVELTETEGGILKLIGHDGNIIERTLGEDKVPLEETTVVRPQTPNALRAFDALETLGSLKQEVLDIEARAQGAETRALQAEEALQTALEKIQDLERKLEGKPSLEAKVAPKPTVGPHPWGALGRRHLQAVAGMSLKGAKKTHMDVDLCVREFI; encoded by the exons ATGCAGGTAGTCCCGCTTCGTAGAGACATGATCCCAGAGGAGCTTTTGGCCACCCTCACCTCTGCAGCGCACCCATATTGTAAAGCAGAATGTTCAAAGGCTAGCAAGACGTCCCAACTCTGCAAG ATCCATGGCCTGCGATGCCCAGATCCAGTGTGGCATCATCCTCAGGGGCGTAAGAAATACAAGTATCTTCTGGACCAGCCAGTTTCACTGACTGGAGCTTCCAG AGACGTCTCTTTTCTTTGTGATGCAGTGGCTTCCAAGAAGGATCATATTCCTCTTCCACCCATGCCAGACAGGGGCAGTTTACCTTCCCACGGGGGACCCAAG ACCACAGGTCCAATGGAGACACTCATCCCTGAGGAATACCATATTGTGAAGAACAAGGGAATGATGGGCCTTGAGTTTTACGAGGA TAAATACACTGTTCTTCTGGAGGATGAGGATAAGATGCTGAGGATCTTTCCATCTAT GAAGCCCAGTGGGAGACTGGAGGCAGTACAGCTGTTGAGAATCATGGATGAGATGCTGGACAAGGCAGGAGTGAATCTAGACAGCACTGAGCTGACGGTTATTTCACAG ATCCAAGGCTTGCTGGACCTGGTGCAGGTAGAGCAGAACATTTACAACATTGTGTTCCATGAGGTCATCCGGCAGGTCAGCGTGGAGTGTTCCGAAAGAGGCCAGATCCTGGCCAAGCTCAG acaGAGATATGTGGCGCTGCTCGACCGTATCCCCAGGAAACTGCGGGGCCTGCACAAGGAGATGATGTGCCTGCGTGCTCTGGACCGCCGTCTGACTGATGAGATCGTCTGTTTCAAGAAGTCCATTGCACAACTCAATCA agagctGAGCAAGATAAAAGAGCATGATGAGGATGTGTCGCAGCAGGCGGAGAGAGCACAGAAGGAGCTGTCCAAAGCACTGGACCAGTCACAGCGGAACTCGGA TACGGTGGGAGAGTATCACGACCTGTATGAGATGCAGCGGCGTAGGCTGGAAGTGCAGGTGCTCCGGCTGACGGATGAGCGCGATCTCTGGAGCAGTGTCACCTATAGCCTAGCACTGAAG GTGATAAAGTTAAATAATCTGCAGCTGGTCAGTCGACTTCATGTGAGTGAGCAAACCTGGACCAAGACTGCAGAGCATTTCACCGTCTTCCTTGCATCCAAG GACTCTGAGGATCTGAACAGTATCATGCAGTTGCTGGATCGATGGAAAGAGCAACTGACTGACTTTGTTCAGAAGCTAAAAGAGGTCGAATCCACCCAGTGTGACAAGATCAAAGCCATGCAGGAGGGCATGAATCACTGGCATAACCTCATCCATACCAACCTCAA GAAACCAGATGTGATATTTGACACGGCATCAGAGGAGATGATAGTTTCTGATCTGACTGAATGGTCAATG ATGTTAACTGCCCAGTGTGAGCGCTACGGTGGGGAGGAGCTGCTCTCAGGCCAggagaccatacacacactcgtagAGCTGCAGCAGGCCTGGGTGGACGTGGGGCACCAGATCTTCCGCAGACACCCTGCTTCAGACGGGGAGCTACCCAAGGGCCAGGCAGCCATGAAAGCCTTgggtctttctgtctctgaacTTCAACAGCAGATGGACATACGCATCAATGGAGAGAGTG GCATTCACAAGGAGATGATGTCCCTGGTGGGTGTGTTAGAGTTCTGGATCAGAAGACTGAAGGCTCTTAGTGGTCGGGCAGATGGGCTGCCgcactgtgattggctgaggttGGACAAAGGGCTGACCGCCTGGAACAAGACCGCAGACAAGGTCATGCAGCTGGTGGACAGCGTCCAGTGTGAGACTGACCGGCTCAAACGCAGACCTGAAAACAG gaTAGCGATCGACGACATCTTCAGCACGATGCAGGACTTCATGGCCACTCAGAGCAACTTCTTCGAGTGTGAAAATCTAAGGCTGTCTGATGAG GTCAGTTCTATTCATACCATGCTGACCCGCTGGATGGTAGACCTCTTGCTCATCATGGTGCCAGATCACTGTGATGACCAAGACCCATCACCAGTCCCAGGTCCCACATCCACTGATGTGAATGAGGGCCGGATCAAGAAACTGGAGGAGGATGCCAAAAATGTCTCTCAGAAGGTGGACTACTTCTCCATATACATCACATG CTCATGTCAAGCcattgtggaggaggaggtcaaGAAGAACATGTCACAGGATGAGACAGAGAATGAACTGTATGAACTCAACAAGCTCCAG AGGGAGTGTGGTGAGTGGGTGGATGCCTGTAGCATCCTGCTGTCCGATGTGAAGGGGAGCCCAGTGCAGCTGCAGGTCACAGGAAGGGCCGCCCTGCAGCTCAGGGATGAAAGCCCAAGCCTATCAGCCAGCTATGAGTCTCTG ACGGATGTGACGACAGCCAGACCCACACTAACAGAGAAAGCAAAAGACcacgaagaggaggagaagaaggaagagaaggctAAGGAGGAGAatatgagggagaaagagaacaaggtgaaggaggaggaaatTATAGAGGAGAACaaggtgaaggaggagaagggaaaaaagtcagaggaggaggaggaggaagaacatGATCAGTATGAG CAAGAGGAAGGGATGGGTGTGGAGTTGACCGAGACAGAGGGAGGCATCCTGAAACTAATTGGCCACGATGGCAACATCATTGAGAGAACTCTGGGGGAGGACAAAGTGCCACTGGAGGAG ACTACTGTTGTGCGCCCTCAAACACCGAATGCTCTGAGGGCCTTTGATGCCTTGGAAACACTGGGCTCCCTCAAGCAGGAAGTACT GGACATAGAGGCGCGTGCTCAGGGAGCCGAGACAAGAGCGCTGCAGGCAGAGGAGGCTTTGCAGACCGCACTGGAGAAGATCCAGGACCTGGAGCGCAAACTGGAGGGCAAACCCAGCCTGGAGGCCAAGG TGGCCCCGAAGCCAACGGTGGGGCCACACCCGTGGGGAGCGTTGGGAAGAAGGCATCTGCAAGCAGTGGCAGGCATGTCACTAAAAGGcgctaaaaaaacacacatggatgtGGATCTTTGTGTGAGGGAATTTATTTAG
- the nphs2 gene encoding podocin — protein MPTSVDNGVERRVKPEHIHHHTSRPLKVKKMDPSSAAKKHHHKVSRSSKPPQPPRRKDNVKDRESLTEEQSRARKPSAPEGEAKVASTVVNVDMVREKEEEEEDEEQHEELLGLLESGCQDESVKARHMGVCESLLLGLAVTIIIFVFPLSIWFCFKIVREHERAMIFRLGHHLQRKPRGPGLIFTLPFLDVCHKIDVRLKMLKVPTHTVVTKDLVSTELSAVCYYRIENLSLCYASLAVVPAVLEGLMQVSNKEILAHHTFTEILLDRKMIAQKIQVSMDSAVCMWGIKVERADIQDVYLPPELQHNFATEAEAKRQAHVKVIAAEGERAACEALRASTDAFSGSPATLQLRLLQLLHSLQTERSALVLNLSSGLLPLPSGLSSLANNTLHPVTMTHPSPSVGDTDNQDSPMM, from the exons ATGCCTACTTCAGTAGACaatggagtggagaggagggtgaagcCTGAGCATATCCACCACCACACTTCAAGACCTCTGAAGGTCAAAAAGATGGACCCTTCATCTGCAGCTAAAAAGCATCATCATAAAGTCAGCAGGTCATCCAAGCCACCGCAGCCACCCAGGAGAAAAGACAACGTGAAGGATAGGGAATCACTGACTGAGGAGCAGTCTCGGGCAAGAAAACCGTCAGCTCCAGAGGGAGAAGCTAAGGTGGCAAGTACTGTGGTGAATGTGGAcatggtgagagagaaggaggaagaggaagaggacgaggagcAGCACGAGGAGTTATTGGGGCTTCTGGAGAGTGGCTGCCAGGACGAGA GTGTGAAAGCCAGACATATGGGTGTCTGTGAGTCTCTGCTCTTGGGGTTGGCTGTCACAATAATCAtctttgttttccctctctccatctggtTCTGTTTcaag atagtgagagaacatgagagagcaATGATCTTTAGACTCGGACATCATCTTCAAAGAAAACCCAGAGGACCAG GGCTAATTTTTACCCTTCCATTTTTGGATGTTTGCCATAAGATTGACGTTCGATTAAAAATGCTTAAAGTACCCACTCACACA GTGGTAACCAAAGATCTGGTCAGTACAGAGCTGAGTGCAGTGTGTTACTACCGTATTGAGAACCTGTCCTTGTGCTATGCTTCACTGGCTGTGGTCCCAGCTGTACTGGAGGGTTTGATGCAGGTCTCAAACAAAGAGATCCTTGCCCATCACACTTTCACAGAGATACTGCTGGACAGAAAAATGATTGCTCAGAAGATTCAG GTTTCTATGGATTCTGCTGTCTGCATGTGGGGAATCAAAGTAGAAAGAGCAGATAT TCAAGACGTTTATCTCCCCCCTGAGTTGCAACACAACTTTGCTACTGAAGCGGAAGCCAAAAGACAGGCACACGTCAAG GTGATTGCAGCAGAGGGGGAGCGGGCAGCCTGTGAGGCCCTGAGGGCTTCCACCGACGCCTTCTCTGGTTCCCCTGCCACCCTTCAGCTCCGCCTGCTTCAGCTCCTGCACAGCCTGCAGACGGAGCGCTCTGCCTTGGTGCTCAACCTGTCCTCCGGTCTGCTCCCACTGCCCAGTGGCCTCTCCAGCCTGGCCAATAACACCCTGCATCCGGTCACCATGACCCATCCGAGCCCCTCAGTGGGTGACACCGATAACCAAGATTCCCCCATGATGTGA